From Leifsonia sp. fls2-241-R2A-40a, one genomic window encodes:
- a CDS encoding metal-dependent transcriptional regulator produces the protein MTDLIDTTEMYLRTILELEEDNIVPLRARISERLGHSGPTVSQTVGRMERDGLVVVSGDRHLELTDDGRRKAVHVMRKHRLAERLLSDVIELEWEYVHEEACRWEHVMSEQVERKLLTMLGHPTESPYGNPIPGLGELGAVESSVSTESLINLVDVVRGSDSGVTAKIRRLGEPAQIDPELLLQLKQAGVFPGSTGTFTPAGSYVAVQIDGFETGLELPNELAAHIFVDA, from the coding sequence ATGACCGACCTGATCGACACGACAGAGATGTATCTCCGTACCATCCTCGAGCTCGAGGAGGACAACATCGTCCCCCTGCGCGCACGCATCTCCGAGCGTCTCGGTCACTCCGGCCCCACCGTCTCGCAGACGGTCGGCCGTATGGAGCGCGACGGCCTCGTCGTTGTGTCCGGCGACCGCCACCTCGAGCTCACCGACGACGGGCGCCGCAAGGCCGTTCACGTCATGCGCAAGCACCGCCTCGCGGAGCGCCTGCTGAGCGACGTCATCGAGCTCGAGTGGGAGTACGTCCACGAAGAGGCCTGCCGCTGGGAGCACGTGATGAGCGAGCAGGTGGAGCGCAAGCTGCTGACCATGCTCGGCCACCCGACGGAGTCGCCGTACGGCAACCCGATCCCCGGACTGGGCGAGCTGGGCGCCGTCGAGTCCTCCGTATCCACTGAGAGTCTGATCAACCTCGTTGACGTCGTCCGCGGCAGCGATTCCGGGGTCACGGCCAAGATCCGCCGTCTGGGCGAGCCGGCCCAGATCGACCCCGAGCTGCTACTGCAGCTCAAGCAGGCGGGCGTCTTTCCGGGCTCGACCGGGACTTTCACCCCGGCCGGTTCGTACGTCGCCGTGCAGATCGACGGCTTCGAGACCGGCCTCGAACTCCCCAACGAGCTCGCCGCGCACATCTTCGTCGACGCCTGA
- a CDS encoding C40 family peptidase: protein MPETTTSSRPATGSVAAQAKKKRKGGWILNAGVITVATGLIATMSLPAFAFNPADAQGTAFGPSAADSMKKAQSQTVEVGGVAASAVNRDAASATTQEQLDAQKAAVAAAAAAEAARRQAAVQLATYATQSSTGPSVSDFLANPPYPNFSLSQVFSVAQQYIGTPYVYGGASPAGFDCSGYVMYVYAQFGINLPHSVSGQAAMGKRISIADAQPGDLVIMSGHDGFYAGNGNIMDAPDTGRSISIRPIWTSDYYIVRLGI, encoded by the coding sequence GTGCCTGAGACGACGACGTCGTCGCGCCCGGCCACCGGATCCGTCGCCGCGCAGGCCAAGAAGAAGCGCAAGGGCGGGTGGATCCTGAACGCCGGTGTCATCACCGTCGCCACGGGCCTCATCGCCACGATGTCGCTCCCCGCGTTCGCCTTCAACCCGGCCGACGCCCAGGGCACCGCATTCGGTCCGAGCGCCGCCGACTCGATGAAGAAGGCGCAGTCGCAGACCGTCGAGGTCGGCGGTGTCGCCGCGTCGGCCGTCAACCGCGACGCCGCATCCGCCACGACGCAGGAGCAGCTGGATGCGCAGAAGGCTGCCGTCGCGGCTGCCGCTGCCGCCGAGGCAGCCCGTCGTCAGGCCGCCGTCCAGCTGGCCACCTACGCCACCCAGTCCTCGACCGGCCCGTCGGTCTCCGACTTCCTGGCCAACCCGCCGTACCCGAACTTCAGCCTCTCGCAGGTGTTCTCGGTGGCCCAGCAGTACATCGGCACCCCGTACGTCTACGGCGGCGCCAGCCCCGCGGGCTTCGACTGCTCCGGCTACGTCATGTACGTGTACGCCCAGTTCGGGATCAACCTCCCGCACTCGGTGTCCGGTCAGGCCGCGATGGGCAAGCGCATCTCGATCGCCGACGCGCAGCCGGGCGACCTCGTCATCATGAGCGGCCACGACGGCTTCTACGCCGGCAACGGCAACATCATGGATGCTCCCGACACGGGCCGCTCGATCTCGATCCGCCCGATCTGGACCAGCGACTACTACATCGTCCGCCTGGGCATCTGA
- a CDS encoding HNH endonuclease: MKTLVLNASYEPLGVIATRRAIMLVLAGKASTISGSGTQLHSRSLVLDAPSVVLLNQYIKVPHRRIPLTRKSALERYGHICAYCGKFGDTLDHVIPRARGGTHSWDNVVIACFRCNNVKSDRLLAELGWKLPFELKEPHLNMASLISMRWNDPTWEEFTEPWRRHELQLAG, encoded by the coding sequence ATGAAGACACTGGTTCTGAACGCCAGCTACGAGCCGCTCGGCGTGATCGCGACGCGGCGAGCCATCATGCTGGTGCTGGCCGGGAAGGCCTCCACGATCTCCGGCAGCGGGACCCAGCTGCACAGCCGTTCCCTGGTCCTGGATGCGCCGAGCGTCGTCCTGCTGAACCAGTACATCAAGGTGCCGCACCGCCGCATCCCGCTCACCCGCAAGTCGGCGCTGGAACGGTACGGCCACATCTGCGCCTACTGCGGCAAGTTCGGCGACACCCTCGACCACGTGATTCCGCGCGCCCGCGGCGGGACGCACAGCTGGGACAACGTGGTGATCGCCTGCTTCCGCTGCAACAACGTCAAGTCGGACCGCCTGCTCGCGGAACTCGGCTGGAAGCTCCCCTTCGAGCTGAAGGAGCCGCACCTGAACATGGCCTCGCTGATCAGCATGCGGTGGAACGACCCCACCTGGGAGGAGTTCACCGAGCCGTGGAGGCGGCACGAGCTGCAGCTCGCGGGCTGA
- a CDS encoding ABC transporter permease, translated as MTTNVLADTGVLTGRSLRHILRSPDTIITTAVTPIALMLLFVYVLGGAINTGASGSYVNYLLPGILLITIASGVAYTSYRLFLDLQGGIFERFQSMPIARSSVLWGHVLTSVIANVVSMAIVIGVALIMGFRTGASVWAWLAVAGILILFTLALTWLAVIAGLSAKTVDGASAFSYPLIFLPFISSAFVPTDSMPAPVAWFAEHQPVTSIVNTIRALFEQQPVGGDIWIALAWLVGILVIAYAFAMTIYRRKVTAG; from the coding sequence ATGACCACCAACGTTCTCGCCGACACCGGTGTGCTCACCGGACGCTCGCTCCGACACATCCTGCGGAGCCCCGACACCATCATCACCACGGCGGTCACGCCGATCGCGCTGATGCTGCTGTTCGTGTACGTGCTCGGCGGCGCCATCAACACCGGCGCCAGCGGCTCGTACGTCAACTACCTGCTGCCGGGCATCCTGCTCATCACGATCGCCTCGGGCGTCGCCTACACGTCGTACCGGCTGTTCCTCGACCTGCAGGGCGGGATCTTCGAACGGTTCCAGTCGATGCCGATCGCGCGGTCCAGCGTCCTGTGGGGGCACGTGCTCACCTCGGTGATCGCGAACGTCGTCTCGATGGCGATCGTCATCGGCGTCGCGCTGATCATGGGCTTCCGCACGGGGGCGTCGGTCTGGGCGTGGCTCGCGGTCGCGGGCATCCTCATCCTGTTCACGCTCGCTCTCACCTGGCTGGCGGTCATCGCAGGGCTCTCGGCGAAGACAGTGGATGGGGCGAGCGCGTTCAGCTACCCGCTCATCTTCCTGCCGTTCATCAGCTCGGCGTTCGTCCCGACGGACTCCATGCCCGCACCGGTCGCCTGGTTCGCCGAGCACCAGCCGGTCACCTCCATCGTCAACACGATCCGGGCGCTGTTCGAGCAGCAGCCGGTCGGAGGAGACATCTGGATCGCCCTCGCCTGGCTGGTCGGCATCCTCGTGATCGCCTACGCCTTCGCCATGACGATCTACCGCCGCAAGGTCACCGCAGGCTGA
- a CDS encoding ATP-binding cassette domain-containing protein: MSDTAIRVRGIEKSFKDVEVLRGVDFDVQAGTIFALLGSNGAGKTTLVRILTTLLRADAGTATIRGIDVAAKPGDVRAEISLTGQFAAVDEVLTGRENLILVAKLRHLKDAAAIADELLARFSLTDAGNRKASTYSGGMRRRLDIAMSLIGNPAIIFLDEPTTGLDPQARIEVWDTVKRLAGQGTTVLLTTQYLDEAEQLADRIAILHKGTIIQNGTLAELKRLLPAAKVEYVEKQPTLEEVFLALVGEDADNDADADTTTNADNDDRTAVRTEGKGR; this comes from the coding sequence ATGAGCGACACGGCCATCCGCGTCCGCGGGATCGAGAAGTCCTTCAAAGACGTCGAGGTCCTCCGCGGGGTCGACTTTGACGTGCAGGCGGGCACCATCTTCGCCCTGCTCGGCTCCAACGGGGCCGGCAAGACGACGCTGGTCCGCATCCTCACCACCCTGCTGCGGGCCGACGCCGGCACGGCAACCATCCGCGGGATCGACGTAGCGGCGAAGCCCGGCGACGTGCGCGCCGAGATCAGTCTCACCGGGCAGTTCGCGGCAGTGGATGAGGTGCTCACCGGACGCGAGAACCTCATCCTCGTCGCCAAGCTCCGCCACCTGAAGGATGCGGCCGCGATCGCCGACGAGCTGCTCGCCCGCTTCTCGCTGACGGACGCGGGCAACCGCAAGGCGTCCACCTACTCCGGCGGGATGCGGCGCCGGCTCGACATCGCGATGAGCCTGATCGGCAACCCGGCGATCATCTTCCTCGACGAGCCGACCACCGGCCTCGACCCGCAGGCGCGCATCGAGGTGTGGGACACGGTCAAGCGCCTCGCAGGACAGGGCACCACCGTCCTCCTCACCACGCAGTACCTCGACGAGGCCGAGCAGCTCGCCGACCGCATCGCCATCCTCCACAAGGGGACGATCATCCAGAACGGCACCCTCGCCGAACTCAAGCGGCTGCTCCCGGCAGCGAAGGTCGAGTACGTCGAGAAGCAGCCGACACTCGAGGAGGTGTTCCTCGCGCTGGTCGGCGAGGATGCAGACAACGACGCCGACGCCGACACCACAACCAACGCAGACAACGACGACCGCACCGCGGTCCGCACGGAAGGGAAAGGACGATGA
- a CDS encoding DUF1048 domain-containing protein, producing the protein MAAKWIETITGSLEQKKQYRQYKARIEALPEPYRGAAKAFERYFMYNGGITDGDTLVTMLTDFADLWERAAVDGTPVSSLVGHDPVEFAETFTESYGGTKWIDKERARLEKAVQQAEKEQER; encoded by the coding sequence ATGGCCGCAAAATGGATCGAGACCATCACCGGGTCGCTCGAGCAGAAGAAGCAGTACCGGCAGTACAAGGCCCGCATCGAGGCGCTGCCGGAGCCGTACCGCGGGGCCGCGAAGGCGTTCGAGCGGTACTTCATGTACAACGGCGGAATCACCGACGGCGACACGCTCGTCACCATGCTCACCGACTTCGCCGACCTGTGGGAACGCGCCGCCGTCGACGGGACGCCCGTCAGCAGCCTGGTCGGCCACGACCCGGTCGAGTTCGCCGAGACGTTCACCGAGTCGTACGGCGGCACCAAGTGGATCGACAAGGAGCGCGCCCGCCTCGAGAAGGCGGTCCAGCAAGCCGAGAAGGAGCAGGAACGATGA
- a CDS encoding PadR family transcriptional regulator: protein MGKQETEMLKGTLEGIVLAILSRRPAYGYEITAWLREQGFADIAEGTIYALLVRVEQRGLVDVEKVPSEKGPPRKVYSLNARGRDYLDEFWRTWSFLAERIQQLHEGDN from the coding sequence GTGGGCAAGCAAGAGACCGAGATGCTCAAGGGGACGCTTGAGGGCATCGTCCTCGCCATCCTGTCGCGCCGTCCGGCGTACGGGTACGAGATCACCGCGTGGCTGCGCGAGCAGGGGTTCGCCGACATCGCGGAGGGCACGATCTACGCCCTCCTGGTGCGGGTGGAGCAGCGGGGGCTTGTCGATGTCGAGAAGGTTCCATCCGAGAAGGGGCCGCCGCGCAAGGTGTACTCCCTCAACGCCCGGGGTCGTGACTACCTCGACGAGTTCTGGAGGACGTGGAGCTTCCTCGCAGAACGCATCCAGCAGCTCCACGAAGGGGACAACTGA